In Sporosarcina luteola, one DNA window encodes the following:
- a CDS encoding helix-turn-helix domain-containing protein has protein sequence MKAYGETLRQIREQKGLTMKELSEGICSISFLSKFERGDSDISLGLLTEITKKLMIGLDEFLYIHNEYNPDKLEQFFKNVNTAYYESNSVQLKNLKNEEMRKWEKYKIPTYQYNMLMIEVFENIVDHNAIDKEASEEDIRLLSNYLFRVEVWGYYEFMLYNATMLFLTPEMVAQLSKTAYEKSNRYHQYKKVNDVIITIIMNTITYLLGPVNDFDKPIIFQAEINEFFSYLEQLALPENHLFERVNLLHLRGAYDLKTGNIESGTNKIQQSIQILSDLGSQGFANRLEQYLQQILEHTR, from the coding sequence ATGAAAGCATATGGGGAAACGCTTCGGCAAATTCGTGAACAAAAGGGGTTAACGATGAAGGAACTATCCGAAGGGATATGTTCAATTTCATTTTTATCAAAATTTGAACGTGGCGATTCTGACATTAGTCTCGGATTATTAACTGAGATTACAAAAAAACTAATGATCGGTCTTGATGAGTTTTTATACATTCACAATGAGTACAATCCCGATAAACTTGAGCAATTCTTTAAAAATGTAAACACTGCTTATTATGAAAGTAATTCCGTACAGTTGAAAAACTTAAAGAATGAGGAAATGAGAAAATGGGAGAAGTACAAAATTCCTACATACCAGTACAATATGCTGATGATTGAAGTGTTTGAAAATATTGTTGATCATAATGCTATAGATAAGGAAGCGAGCGAGGAAGACATTCGGCTATTGTCCAACTATTTATTTCGCGTCGAAGTATGGGGATATTATGAATTCATGCTTTATAATGCAACGATGCTATTTCTTACGCCTGAAATGGTTGCACAGCTTTCCAAAACTGCATATGAAAAAAGCAATCGATACCATCAGTATAAAAAGGTGAATGACGTCATTATAACAATTATTATGAATACCATTACGTATTTATTGGGACCCGTGAATGATTTTGATAAACCAATAATATTTCAAGCTGAAATAAATGAGTTCTTCTCCTATTTAGAGCAACTTGCCCTGCCAGAGAATCATTTATTCGAGAGGGTGAATTTACTTCATTTACGTGGCGCTTATGATTTAAAAACAGGAAATATAGAGAGCGGAACAAACAAAATCCAACAATCCATTCAAATCCTGAGTGATCTAGGTTCGCAAGGTTTTGCGAATCGATTAGAACAGTATTTGCAACAAATCTTAGAGCATACCCGATAA
- a CDS encoding LLM class flavin-dependent oxidoreductase, which yields MEIGITTFVETTPDVETGKVVSHAERIREVVEEIVLADKVGLDVFGVGEHHREDFACSSPAVLLAAAAARTSRIKLTSAVSVLSSDDPVRLYQQFATVDAISNGRAEIMAGRGSFIESFPLFGYDLQDYNELFDEKLELLLKINDSEKVTWNGKHRSTIPNLGVYPRPEQDRLPIWIASGGTPQSAVRAGVLGLPLVLAIIGGSPLQFAPIVELYKRAAERAGHDVSKLKIASHSHGFVGETTAEAKDKFFPPTAQVMNVLGKERGWGPYTRATFEAASSLEGAMYVGDAATVAEKIIYLRKNVGVERFMLHVPVGSMPHEDVMRAIELLGTEVAPIVRAEIERWEKENAQ from the coding sequence ATGGAAATCGGTATTACAACATTCGTGGAAACGACGCCTGATGTAGAAACGGGTAAAGTTGTTAGTCATGCGGAACGCATCCGTGAAGTCGTGGAAGAAATCGTGTTGGCGGATAAAGTCGGGTTGGATGTATTCGGGGTAGGGGAGCATCATCGTGAAGATTTCGCCTGCTCATCGCCTGCTGTTCTGCTTGCAGCAGCGGCCGCACGGACAAGCCGAATTAAATTGACGAGTGCAGTCTCTGTTTTGTCCTCTGACGACCCTGTAAGGCTCTACCAACAGTTTGCAACGGTTGATGCGATATCAAATGGCCGTGCTGAAATAATGGCGGGCCGGGGATCCTTCATCGAATCGTTTCCTCTCTTTGGCTACGATCTTCAGGATTATAATGAATTGTTTGATGAGAAACTGGAATTACTATTGAAAATCAATGACTCCGAAAAGGTTACATGGAATGGGAAACATCGTTCTACCATTCCGAATCTAGGTGTGTATCCACGACCTGAACAAGATCGTTTGCCAATTTGGATTGCGAGCGGAGGAACCCCGCAGTCGGCTGTGCGTGCTGGCGTTCTCGGGCTTCCTCTTGTACTTGCAATCATTGGCGGCAGTCCGTTGCAGTTTGCGCCGATTGTGGAGTTATATAAACGAGCTGCTGAGAGGGCGGGACATGACGTATCGAAGCTAAAGATTGCATCCCATTCCCATGGGTTTGTAGGAGAGACAACAGCCGAAGCAAAGGATAAATTCTTCCCGCCAACGGCTCAAGTAATGAATGTCTTAGGAAAAGAGCGAGGGTGGGGGCCGTACACGCGTGCAACCTTCGAAGCAGCGAGCAGTTTGGAAGGGGCCATGTACGTAGGAGATGCAGCCACAGTCGCAGAGAAGATCATCTACCTCCGTAAAAATGTCGGAGTTGAACGTTTCATGCTCCACGTTCCTGTCGGTTCCATGCCGCATGAAGACGTTATGAGGGCGATTGAGCTGCTAGGAACGGAAGTGGCTCCAATTGTCAGAGCTGAAATTGAACGATGGGAAAAAGAAAACGCGCAATAA
- a CDS encoding DMT family transporter: MKKSAKGIGLGATSAIAWGVDTVIIGIIIASTPFKEFVMLAPIIAAFMHDFFSAIWISLLMIVKGEFINVLKLYKTKSGAILVMGALAGGPLAMSFYFLGIQYAGVTYAASIASIFPGIGAVLAFFFLKEKMNGRTWSGVVLSIIGVIILAYVPTKFDTESTFFIGILFSLGAAIFWGLEGVIGAWGMRGKEVVPLYAINIRQITSALSYGVILVPLMSGYPLVFEAATSSIVWVIVIAGLLGTLNYSLYYSSIDLIGAARGQSLNNTYVFWAILTEIVFIGTAVNLQFIIGAIIVILGSILVSGSVKRS; encoded by the coding sequence ATGAAAAAAAGTGCTAAAGGTATAGGCCTAGGGGCTACTTCCGCAATAGCGTGGGGAGTGGACACTGTAATAATTGGTATAATTATCGCGAGTACACCTTTTAAAGAGTTCGTCATGCTAGCCCCAATAATTGCTGCTTTCATGCATGACTTTTTTTCTGCAATTTGGATTTCGTTGCTGATGATTGTTAAAGGGGAATTTATCAATGTCTTAAAGCTTTATAAAACGAAGAGTGGCGCTATTTTAGTGATGGGTGCATTGGCAGGCGGACCGTTGGCTATGAGTTTTTATTTTCTCGGGATTCAATACGCCGGAGTAACGTACGCAGCAAGCATTGCATCAATATTTCCTGGCATAGGAGCAGTGCTTGCTTTCTTTTTTTTGAAGGAGAAAATGAACGGAAGAACATGGTCCGGCGTTGTATTGAGCATTATTGGTGTCATTATATTGGCATATGTTCCAACGAAGTTCGATACTGAGAGCACCTTTTTCATCGGGATATTGTTTTCATTAGGAGCGGCCATCTTTTGGGGACTTGAAGGCGTGATCGGTGCTTGGGGAATGAGAGGAAAAGAGGTCGTGCCGCTGTATGCGATTAATATTAGGCAAATCACTTCAGCCCTCAGTTATGGAGTTATCCTCGTTCCATTGATGAGTGGCTATCCTCTAGTGTTTGAAGCGGCAACATCAAGCATCGTATGGGTCATCGTCATCGCAGGACTTTTAGGAACTCTTAACTATTCCTTATACTACTCATCAATTGATTTAATCGGAGCCGCTAGAGGACAATCACTGAACAATACGTATGTGTTTTGGGCAATCCTAACCGAAATTGTGTTTATCGGGACGGCGGTAAATTTACAATTTATCATAGGCGCGATCATCGTGATATTAGGATCCATCCTTGTATCAGGAAGCGTCAAGCGAAGCTAG
- a CDS encoding YueI family protein yields the protein MSGNNIDDYLQQGIYGPRVTKPDERRKFLGTIRERIVIALTKEQVRERGVYKQVEEALKENREARLYLNGNIHYRVLSKYTKIASKYDVSYRYVTNQEHETEIGLILAYDHAINKEEIFVTREISTTEPQKSTKKSPLSLIAKLFKPNNR from the coding sequence ATGTCTGGTAATAATATTGATGATTATCTTCAGCAAGGGATTTATGGCCCGAGAGTAACGAAACCAGACGAACGTCGGAAATTTCTTGGGACAATCCGTGAGCGAATTGTCATTGCACTTACAAAAGAGCAAGTGAGGGAAAGAGGAGTATATAAACAAGTCGAAGAGGCCCTAAAAGAAAATAGAGAGGCCCGTCTATACTTGAATGGCAATATACACTATCGCGTGCTGTCAAAATACACGAAGATTGCTTCCAAATATGATGTCTCTTACAGATATGTTACAAATCAAGAACATGAAACTGAAATCGGTCTAATCCTCGCATATGACCATGCCATCAATAAAGAGGAGATCTTTGTAACAAGAGAAATTTCCACTACTGAGCCCCAAAAGAGCACTAAGAAAAGCCCTCTCTCCCTCATCGCCAAGCTATTTAAGCCGAACAATCGGTAA
- a CDS encoding amidohydrolase family protein: MVEYMNYVVKNGMIIDVENGRSFFGSIEIKETKIRKVYQSNDPLPEGVSVIDAQGKYIIPGLLDMHCHIQERFAPHFLASGVTTVRNTAGNVYMLENLIHAPIDAPSPTVYAADRMIDGTPGLWGQTSFGNFVTDDPVEARKEVRRQVGAGAKFIKVYGWANREVMHAAVDEAKKFEVEVSCDLIHSKDLNALDAAQIGVTWFEHASGFAQAIYPGWYPSADQTEWSHINWDTPDENKIQELCQQMIHYNVKLCPTLVVTDQVEQSPDYWYPKNNITKSLEKNNILIEHWRNMSEQIDLLNEQVGKLNKFTKKIAKTYFDLGGTVVTGTDTPALIWTIPGMALHRELELFVEIGLTEMEALQAATIKAARSINLDAVGAIKEGNIADIIILNNNPLEDIKHTKDIHRVIKGGKVFSQEEILTHVPSEDYMEQQFSEFQRKWETDEYL, from the coding sequence ATGGTTGAGTATATGAATTATGTTGTCAAAAATGGAATGATTATTGATGTGGAGAATGGTAGGTCATTTTTCGGTTCGATTGAAATTAAGGAAACTAAAATACGGAAGGTTTACCAATCTAATGATCCATTGCCGGAAGGGGTTTCTGTCATTGATGCGCAGGGGAAATATATTATCCCTGGCTTGTTGGATATGCATTGTCATATCCAAGAAAGATTTGCACCTCATTTTTTGGCATCTGGGGTTACGACGGTGCGGAATACAGCGGGGAATGTATACATGCTTGAAAACTTGATACATGCACCCATCGATGCACCATCACCTACTGTATATGCCGCGGATCGAATGATTGACGGTACTCCGGGGCTTTGGGGGCAAACTAGCTTTGGAAACTTCGTTACTGATGATCCTGTCGAAGCTAGAAAAGAAGTAAGACGACAAGTTGGCGCTGGAGCGAAATTTATAAAAGTCTATGGCTGGGCAAACAGGGAAGTGATGCACGCAGCAGTTGACGAGGCAAAGAAGTTTGAGGTGGAAGTTAGCTGTGATCTTATCCATTCAAAGGACTTGAATGCCTTAGATGCCGCGCAAATTGGTGTCACTTGGTTTGAACATGCATCTGGATTTGCACAAGCGATTTATCCAGGATGGTATCCATCAGCCGACCAAACGGAGTGGAGTCACATTAACTGGGATACACCTGATGAGAATAAGATACAAGAGCTTTGTCAACAAATGATTCACTATAATGTAAAGCTCTGCCCAACTCTCGTTGTTACTGATCAAGTGGAGCAGTCCCCAGACTATTGGTATCCAAAAAACAATATAACAAAGTCGCTCGAAAAGAATAATATACTCATTGAGCACTGGCGCAATATGTCTGAGCAAATAGATCTATTAAATGAACAAGTTGGCAAGCTCAACAAGTTTACAAAAAAGATAGCGAAAACCTACTTTGATCTGGGAGGGACTGTCGTTACAGGTACGGATACCCCGGCATTAATTTGGACCATTCCGGGTATGGCGTTGCATAGAGAACTGGAATTATTCGTTGAAATTGGATTGACTGAGATGGAAGCTTTGCAAGCGGCGACAATAAAAGCGGCACGATCAATTAACTTAGATGCAGTCGGGGCAATAAAAGAAGGAAATATTGCTGACATTATCATTCTAAATAACAATCCGTTAGAGGATATTAAACATACAAAGGATATTCATCGAGTCATTAAGGGGGGGAAAGTTTTTAGTCAAGAGGAAATCCTTACTCATGTGCCTAGTGAAGATTATATGGAACAACAATTTAGTGAATTCCAAAGGAAATGGGAAACAGATGAATACTTGTAA
- a CDS encoding DUF1116 domain-containing protein: protein MYGQFKTIDEANRAVIDKVVSGTPFLLDVVPAKSVIDELNGKVLLHAGPPIKWENMTSPMQGSCIGATLFEGWATNADDARAMLENGEIEFIPCHHVNAVGPMGGITSGSMPVLVVENQDGGNRAYCTMNEGIGAVLRFGAYSEEVINRLNWFRDVLGPTLSKALHIKGDGLNVNVMMARAITMGDEFHQRNIAGSLIFLKDIVPFILQTDVDEKDKQDVIQFLADTDQYFLNIAMASTKAVMDSARQIQHGTVVTAMCRNGYEFGIRIAGMGDEWFTAPVNTPQGLFFTGYDQDMACKDMGDSAITETFGVGGMAMIAAPGVTRFVGAGGMDDAVGTSNDMMDICIDHNPNFSIPTWDFKGAPLGIDARKVVATGVEPVINTGIAHKEAGVGQIGAGTVRAPLAAFEKAIDAYAVKLGLIEAE, encoded by the coding sequence ATGTACGGACAATTTAAAACGATTGATGAAGCAAACCGAGCGGTTATCGATAAAGTTGTATCAGGGACACCATTTCTATTGGATGTAGTTCCAGCGAAATCTGTTATTGACGAACTAAACGGGAAAGTATTACTTCATGCCGGCCCACCAATTAAATGGGAAAACATGACTAGCCCGATGCAAGGATCTTGTATTGGTGCAACATTATTTGAAGGTTGGGCAACGAATGCTGACGATGCACGTGCAATGCTTGAAAACGGAGAAATCGAATTCATTCCATGTCACCACGTAAATGCAGTTGGCCCAATGGGCGGTATCACATCTGGAAGTATGCCTGTTCTTGTCGTCGAAAATCAGGACGGCGGAAACCGTGCTTACTGCACAATGAACGAAGGAATCGGTGCAGTACTTCGTTTCGGCGCGTACTCAGAAGAAGTTATCAACCGTCTAAATTGGTTTAGAGATGTTCTTGGTCCAACTCTATCCAAAGCTCTTCATATTAAAGGTGACGGCCTAAACGTCAACGTAATGATGGCAAGAGCGATTACAATGGGTGACGAGTTCCACCAACGTAATATTGCTGGTTCACTAATTTTCTTGAAAGACATCGTTCCATTCATTCTACAAACTGATGTCGATGAAAAAGACAAACAAGATGTCATTCAATTCCTAGCTGACACAGATCAGTACTTCTTGAACATTGCAATGGCTTCAACAAAAGCGGTTATGGACTCAGCTAGACAAATCCAACATGGTACAGTTGTAACTGCAATGTGCCGTAACGGATATGAGTTCGGAATTCGTATCGCTGGTATGGGTGACGAATGGTTCACAGCACCAGTAAATACACCACAAGGTCTATTCTTCACAGGATACGACCAAGACATGGCTTGTAAAGACATGGGTGACAGTGCAATCACTGAAACATTCGGCGTAGGCGGAATGGCAATGATTGCGGCTCCTGGTGTTACACGTTTCGTTGGTGCCGGCGGTATGGACGATGCAGTTGGAACAAGTAACGATATGATGGATATTTGTATCGATCACAACCCTAACTTCTCAATTCCAACATGGGACTTTAAAGGTGCACCACTTGGAATCGATGCAAGAAAAGTTGTTGCAACAGGAGTCGAGCCGGTTATCAACACAGGTATCGCTCATAAAGAAGCTGGTGTAGGTCAAATCGGTGCGGGTACTGTTCGTGCTCCATTGGCTGCATTTGAAAAAGCAATCGATGCATATGCAGTGAAACTTGGTTTAATCGAAGCAGAATAA
- a CDS encoding reverse transcriptase-like protein: MNVIVEWIYKSPKGMETIFRSEEMDAAQAVRIAEDLERTGRAKSIKFIDRFDSSWTVKEMKGYLKGIETEPHNITVYFDGGFDLTTKAAGLGCVIYYDQNGTSYRLRRNIAVTELISNNEAEYAALHFCLQELELLNVHDLSVRFIGDSRVVINHLSEEWPVIENNLYSWGDRIEAKMKELGIRPEYELVSRKKNAEADRLATQAMNGIEVSATIERAKE, translated from the coding sequence ATGAACGTCATAGTGGAATGGATATACAAATCGCCTAAAGGGATGGAGACCATTTTCCGTTCCGAGGAGATGGATGCAGCACAGGCTGTTCGCATTGCGGAAGATTTGGAGAGGACGGGGCGCGCAAAAAGCATAAAGTTCATCGACCGTTTCGACAGTTCGTGGACGGTTAAGGAAATGAAGGGCTATTTGAAAGGGATTGAAACGGAACCGCATAATATTACGGTTTATTTTGATGGGGGATTCGACCTGACGACGAAGGCTGCTGGTTTAGGCTGTGTCATTTACTACGATCAGAACGGGACGTCTTATCGTCTAAGAAGAAACATAGCTGTAACAGAGCTGATCTCGAATAACGAAGCCGAATATGCAGCACTTCATTTTTGCTTGCAAGAGTTGGAGCTGTTGAACGTTCATGACCTTTCCGTACGGTTCATCGGGGATTCCCGGGTCGTCATCAATCATCTGAGCGAGGAATGGCCAGTCATTGAAAACAATCTATACAGTTGGGGAGATCGAATTGAAGCGAAAATGAAAGAGCTTGGAATTCGACCGGAATATGAGTTGGTATCGCGAAAAAAGAATGCCGAGGCAGACCGGCTAGCGACACAAGCAATGAATGGTATTGAAGTATCGGCAACAATCGAAAGAGCGAAGGAATAA
- a CDS encoding MBL fold metallo-hydrolase produces the protein MQKLTKISDRLYYLPPVQVTDRPILGAIVGEEKTVLIDSGNSSQHAKLFLQQLEEIGISADLLILTHWHWDHVFGMREIAVPSISCKETYGNIKEMQSLSWEDEDLDQRVEEGTEIPFCADAIKEEFGTERDIQVQLPTIVFENRMTVHVGGVTCEIEHIGGDHSSDSCIVFIPEEKALFLGDCLYANLYAEKWNYTVGKILKLVQQLEKYDADSYFLSHHPAPLTKEEFSSFLQLLKNAALLTQKHAGNEEAVRKEMASTLQRELNEDEIETIGFFINGW, from the coding sequence ATGCAAAAACTAACGAAGATATCCGATAGACTTTATTATTTACCGCCTGTTCAAGTAACGGACCGCCCGATCCTAGGGGCGATTGTCGGGGAAGAAAAGACAGTTCTCATTGACTCCGGTAATTCCTCACAGCACGCCAAGCTTTTTTTACAACAGCTAGAGGAAATTGGAATCAGTGCGGATCTACTCATCCTCACCCATTGGCATTGGGACCATGTCTTTGGCATGCGTGAAATTGCCGTACCGAGTATTTCCTGTAAGGAGACCTACGGAAATATTAAAGAAATGCAGTCTCTGTCCTGGGAAGACGAAGACTTGGATCAACGAGTAGAGGAAGGAACGGAAATCCCTTTTTGTGCAGACGCAATCAAGGAAGAATTCGGTACTGAGCGGGATATCCAAGTTCAGCTTCCTACGATTGTCTTCGAAAATCGAATGACAGTACATGTAGGTGGAGTGACTTGTGAAATTGAACACATCGGCGGCGACCATTCAAGCGATTCATGCATTGTGTTCATTCCGGAAGAAAAGGCACTGTTTTTAGGGGATTGCCTCTATGCGAATCTGTATGCGGAAAAGTGGAATTATACGGTGGGAAAAATACTGAAGCTCGTTCAGCAATTAGAAAAATACGATGCAGATAGTTACTTCCTCTCCCATCATCCAGCGCCTTTAACGAAAGAAGAATTCAGCTCGTTTTTGCAGCTGCTGAAAAACGCAGCCCTGCTCACCCAAAAACATGCAGGGAACGAAGAAGCCGTCCGCAAAGAAATGGCAAGCACCCTGCAACGAGAATTGAACGAAGACGAAATCGAAACAATCGGCTTCTTCATTAACGGATGGTGA
- a CDS encoding YqzG/YhdC family protein — protein MKNLLVTLGLIMSVHASVADITIPTQQHEQTPAYAKWGALAVKETKQKYPDANIVDYLHIGSETKDDTTIEKFKLWLKDDQREFGVIIHITFTTNTGNIIKIDFQETDR, from the coding sequence ATGAAAAATTTACTTGTAACGCTTGGATTAATCATGTCAGTTCATGCATCGGTAGCAGATATTACTATCCCTACGCAGCAGCACGAACAAACACCCGCATACGCCAAATGGGGAGCACTTGCGGTCAAAGAGACAAAACAAAAATACCCCGACGCAAATATTGTCGACTACTTGCATATCGGGAGCGAAACAAAAGACGATACAACCATTGAAAAGTTCAAGTTATGGTTAAAAGACGACCAGCGCGAATTCGGCGTTATTATCCACATCACCTTCACCACAAATACCGGCAACATCATCAAAATCGATTTTCAGGAAACCGACAGATAA
- the arcC gene encoding carbamate kinase translates to MSKRVVLAIGGNAIIKEGQKGTLEEQIQNIGESSGPVLDLIEQGNTVVITHGNGPQVGNTLIKNQMAESVVPAYPLDVLDAETQGNLGYLIQQEFKNKMVERGINRPIATVVTQSVVSKEDPAFANPTKPIGPFYTQEELDKILETEKISYIEDSGRGYRRVVASPKPVRIVEKEAIEALLDKEITVITAGGGGIPVTEENGILKGTDAVIDKDFASALLAAEVKADYLFILTGVEQVAIHFGTPQQQNLLEMTVEEALRYMEEGHFPKGSMGPKIEAAIMFLEKGGKNVVITSIDKLKDALEGKTGTRVTL, encoded by the coding sequence ATGAGTAAAAGAGTTGTATTAGCTATCGGTGGAAATGCCATCATTAAAGAAGGACAAAAAGGTACGCTTGAAGAGCAAATCCAGAACATTGGTGAAAGTAGTGGTCCAGTCCTTGATTTGATCGAGCAAGGTAACACAGTTGTAATCACTCACGGAAATGGTCCGCAAGTGGGGAATACGCTAATTAAAAACCAAATGGCAGAATCTGTTGTTCCAGCTTATCCACTAGATGTATTGGACGCTGAAACACAAGGTAATCTTGGTTATTTGATCCAGCAAGAATTCAAGAACAAAATGGTTGAACGTGGCATTAACAGACCGATTGCAACAGTTGTTACACAATCCGTTGTTTCTAAAGAGGATCCAGCTTTCGCTAATCCGACGAAACCAATTGGTCCATTCTACACACAAGAAGAATTAGACAAAATCCTTGAGACAGAGAAGATTTCTTACATCGAGGATAGCGGTCGCGGATATAGACGCGTTGTCGCTTCTCCAAAACCAGTTAGAATCGTTGAGAAAGAAGCGATCGAAGCACTTCTTGACAAAGAAATCACTGTTATTACAGCTGGCGGCGGCGGAATCCCTGTCACTGAAGAAAACGGTATCCTAAAAGGTACAGATGCAGTTATCGATAAAGACTTCGCAAGTGCATTACTTGCAGCGGAAGTAAAAGCAGACTACCTATTCATCCTAACAGGTGTTGAACAAGTGGCGATCCACTTCGGAACTCCACAACAACAAAACCTGCTTGAAATGACAGTTGAAGAAGCACTTCGTTATATGGAAGAAGGCCACTTCCCGAAAGGAAGCATGGGTCCGAAAATTGAAGCTGCGATTATGTTCCTAGAAAAAGGCGGCAAAAACGTTGTCATCACTTCCATTGACAAGCTTAAAGATGCACTTGAAGGCAAAACAGGCACGCGTGTAACACTATAA
- a CDS encoding AAA family ATPase produces the protein MKRLVILTVGKTHSGKTTFAKALEQKLTNSIVMDQDNHGAFINTYYKSIQPKTGPNTLKHAISGLIVDYAKEHSDCHLIICNSNRSRKGRAYLLEQFFPENEFHRVLVHFDLPDAVLQSRIANSQRDTDIFRSASNFEEVLVRQNADSLKEDVVDPVEGEADQLFVIKNSGEVEDVIQRIVGMAKHIR, from the coding sequence ATGAAAAGGCTAGTCATACTTACTGTTGGAAAGACACATAGCGGAAAAACTACATTTGCAAAGGCTTTGGAACAAAAACTAACTAACTCCATTGTGATGGATCAAGATAACCATGGAGCATTTATTAATACATACTACAAGTCCATCCAACCGAAGACAGGACCGAATACGCTGAAGCACGCAATCTCCGGACTAATTGTCGATTATGCGAAAGAGCATAGCGACTGCCATCTCATTATTTGCAATTCAAATCGAAGCCGGAAAGGTCGCGCATATTTGCTTGAACAGTTCTTTCCTGAAAATGAATTCCATCGGGTCCTCGTCCACTTTGACCTGCCGGATGCTGTACTTCAATCGCGCATTGCGAACAGTCAACGTGATACGGATATCTTCAGAAGCGCGTCCAATTTCGAAGAAGTACTCGTTCGGCAAAACGCCGATTCGCTTAAGGAAGACGTCGTAGATCCAGTTGAGGGAGAAGCAGATCAGTTATTTGTAATTAAAAACAGTGGTGAAGTTGAGGATGTTATCCAGAGAATTGTTGGGATGGCAAAACATATCCGCTAG